A single region of the Microbulbifer sp. MKSA007 genome encodes:
- a CDS encoding LysR family transcriptional regulator: MQKTTLEQWRMFKAVADAGGFNQASSHVHKSQSSIHNAVSNLEAALGVKLFEVSGRKVVITEAGNLMLRRGQYLLDEVSRIEDIAGSLNRGVESELRIAVDGAFPQSVVFQALERVSAIYPQVNIDIVDTVLSGTNELIQEGLVDLGLSAFRMKNALNDEICRIEFVAVAHKNHPLHQLGYELSYEDLKSYRQIIVRDSALQTNRDSGWLGAEQRWKVGSLRASVDLIVQGLGFAWLPLPMVSKLLENGTLNRLPLKNGGVRSSSFYLNFKDQDKLGPVAREFIGELRLLTLDMPTSEEG; the protein is encoded by the coding sequence ATGCAAAAAACCACTCTGGAACAGTGGCGAATGTTTAAAGCTGTCGCAGATGCCGGCGGCTTTAATCAGGCCTCTTCCCACGTTCACAAAAGCCAGTCCAGTATTCACAATGCAGTTAGCAATCTGGAAGCTGCTCTCGGTGTGAAATTGTTTGAAGTCTCGGGTAGAAAAGTAGTAATTACTGAAGCCGGTAATTTAATGCTACGCCGGGGCCAATACCTGCTGGATGAAGTCTCACGTATTGAGGATATTGCCGGCTCCCTTAACCGGGGAGTGGAATCCGAGCTGCGCATTGCCGTAGATGGCGCCTTTCCCCAAAGTGTCGTTTTTCAGGCTCTGGAGAGAGTTTCCGCAATTTATCCACAAGTGAATATTGATATCGTTGATACCGTACTATCCGGCACTAATGAGTTGATCCAGGAGGGGCTGGTAGATCTGGGACTTTCCGCCTTCCGCATGAAGAATGCCCTCAACGATGAGATTTGTCGCATCGAATTTGTGGCTGTAGCCCATAAGAACCATCCACTGCATCAGCTGGGATACGAGCTGAGCTATGAAGACTTGAAGTCCTATCGCCAGATTATTGTGCGGGACTCCGCACTACAGACCAATAGGGATTCCGGCTGGCTGGGGGCAGAGCAACGCTGGAAAGTGGGCAGTTTACGGGCATCCGTGGATTTAATTGTACAGGGGCTGGGGTTCGCCTGGCTGCCACTGCCAATGGTCTCAAAGCTACTCGAGAATGGCACTCTAAATCGACTCCCCTTGAAAAATGGCGGAGTGCGCTCCAGCAGTTTTTACCTGAACTTTAAAGACCAGGATAAATTAGGCCCCGTGGCGAGGGAGTTTATTGGCGAGCTTCGATTACTCACTTTAGATATGCCCACTTCTGAGGAAGGCTGA
- a CDS encoding glutathione S-transferase family protein: protein MGLLVNGQWHDQWYDTENSGGSFKREAAQLRNWVTADGSAGPSGDSGFKAESGRYHLYVSLACPWAHRTLIFRKLKKLEEHIDVSVVSPDMLDQGWSFNVDEGSSGDTLFSYQFMHQVYTRNKSDYSGRVTVPVLWDKQKNCIVSNESSEIIRMFNSAFNTITGDTQDFFPEEKQQDIDTINQLVYENINNGVYRCGFATTQEAYENAYYNLFSALDQVEKILGEQRYLVGTEITEADWRLFTTLIRFDAVYHGHFKCNRQRLEDFPNLRNYVRELYQWPKVAETVNFHHIKRHYYFSHTSINPTQVVPVGPEIDYNSSHNRS, encoded by the coding sequence ATGGGACTGTTAGTCAATGGCCAGTGGCACGACCAGTGGTACGACACCGAGAATTCCGGTGGGAGCTTTAAGCGCGAAGCGGCGCAACTGCGCAATTGGGTGACTGCTGATGGCAGTGCAGGTCCCAGTGGTGACAGCGGCTTTAAGGCGGAGTCTGGCCGCTATCACCTATATGTTTCACTGGCCTGCCCTTGGGCCCATCGCACCCTTATTTTCCGCAAGCTGAAGAAACTGGAAGAGCATATCGATGTTTCGGTAGTAAGCCCCGATATGCTCGATCAGGGATGGAGCTTTAACGTCGACGAAGGTAGCAGCGGGGACACTCTGTTTAGCTATCAGTTTATGCACCAAGTATACACTCGTAACAAGTCTGACTACTCGGGCCGGGTGACGGTACCAGTACTCTGGGATAAACAAAAAAACTGTATCGTTAGCAATGAGTCCTCTGAAATTATCCGCATGTTCAACAGCGCGTTTAATACCATTACCGGCGATACACAGGACTTTTTCCCCGAAGAGAAGCAGCAGGATATAGATACCATTAATCAACTGGTCTATGAGAATATAAACAACGGAGTTTATCGCTGCGGCTTTGCCACAACCCAGGAAGCCTACGAGAATGCTTACTATAATTTATTCTCTGCTTTAGACCAGGTTGAGAAAATTTTAGGGGAACAGCGCTATCTGGTCGGAACAGAAATTACCGAGGCAGATTGGCGACTGTTCACTACCCTTATTCGCTTTGATGCTGTCTATCATGGACACTTCAAGTGCAACCGCCAGAGACTGGAGGACTTTCCTAATCTGCGTAACTATGTACGCGAGCTATACCAGTGGCCGAAAGTTGCTGAAACAGTAAATTTCCACCATATTAAACGTCATTACTACTTTAGCCATACATCGATCAACCCAACCCAGGTTGTACCTGTAGGGCCGGAAATCGATTACAACAGCTCTCACAACCGCAGCTAA
- a CDS encoding OmpW family outer membrane protein — MKGINLTIVFCMALLLTGHSVADYKKGDFIVRVGAAAVDPNDDSGRLRLNGTPLDYTRVYVDTGYSASITGTWLFADHWGLELLAAVPFRHDLDVRGLPDPDTGDPLGRVSLGDIKHLPPTLSLQWYPVCTESWVQPYIGVGINYTHFFDEDISRTAQNYFDTALGADSRASLNLSNSWGLAGEVGIDIAFGRESNWLFNAAIWYLSIDTKAKIRFRTEDNDYDRINVDVDIDPWVYSVGIGYHF, encoded by the coding sequence ATGAAAGGAATCAATCTGACAATAGTTTTTTGCATGGCACTATTGCTCACCGGCCATTCCGTGGCGGACTATAAAAAGGGAGATTTTATCGTTCGCGTTGGCGCTGCTGCGGTCGATCCAAACGACGACTCTGGCAGACTCCGCCTAAATGGCACCCCCTTGGACTACACCCGGGTCTACGTGGATACAGGATACTCCGCTAGCATCACTGGTACCTGGTTATTTGCAGACCATTGGGGACTGGAATTACTGGCAGCTGTACCTTTCCGGCACGATCTTGATGTTCGCGGTTTACCGGACCCGGATACCGGTGATCCACTGGGGCGGGTATCCTTGGGTGACATCAAGCACCTTCCACCAACCCTCAGCTTACAGTGGTATCCGGTATGCACCGAGTCCTGGGTACAGCCTTATATTGGTGTGGGAATTAACTACACCCATTTCTTCGATGAAGATATCAGCCGCACGGCACAAAACTACTTCGATACAGCCCTGGGTGCAGACTCAAGAGCATCCCTGAACCTGAGCAATTCCTGGGGCCTGGCAGGGGAAGTGGGCATAGATATTGCCTTTGGACGAGAGAGCAACTGGCTGTTTAATGCGGCCATCTGGTACTTGAGCATCGATACCAAGGCCAAAATTCGCTTCCGCACAGAAGATAACGACTACGACCGCATCAATGTCGATGTGGATATCGACCCTTGGGTTTACTCGGTGGGCATCGGTTACCATTTCTGA
- a CDS encoding DUF5329 domain-containing protein, which yields MVKSLSTLLTIISLSISSILAQADTPINEINHLMEFVSASECTFIRNDSEHTSQEAVEHMEKKYKYFSNKIDSAEDFIRLSATKSTFSGKLYHIQCADKPKEESQRWLLNELARYRETTQLRPNTN from the coding sequence GTGGTTAAAAGTCTCTCAACTTTACTTACTATTATCTCGCTAAGTATATCCTCCATCCTGGCTCAGGCAGATACCCCTATCAACGAAATAAACCACTTAATGGAGTTTGTCTCTGCTTCAGAGTGTACCTTTATCCGCAACGATAGTGAGCACACCAGCCAGGAAGCAGTGGAGCATATGGAGAAGAAATATAAGTATTTCTCCAACAAAATTGATAGCGCGGAGGATTTTATTAGGCTAAGTGCAACCAAAAGCACCTTTAGTGGCAAGCTCTACCATATTCAGTGTGCCGATAAGCCTAAAGAAGAATCCCAGAGGTGGCTTCTGAACGAATTAGCACGCTACCGTGAAACGACACAACTAAGACCCAATACTAATTGA
- a CDS encoding DUF4166 domain-containing protein has product MVNAVTNWFGPDFNKLNPLLQRLHTKGAKLSGEVKVQFGSGLAGIIGKRIAGKLGVPQNTRESPFSVNIQHTQHKLIWSRTFSNSHSMTSEFVPIGTREKAGYWIEKTGIINIRLGVSIEEGNWFWAPQSVSILHIPIPSVLRPRIVAGKSIINNQYHFEVSISLPIIGFSFGYSGILREQLPETR; this is encoded by the coding sequence ATGGTAAATGCCGTCACCAACTGGTTTGGCCCCGACTTCAACAAGCTAAACCCGCTACTACAACGCCTACATACAAAAGGGGCAAAGCTCTCCGGGGAAGTTAAAGTTCAGTTCGGCTCTGGATTAGCTGGAATTATAGGCAAACGAATTGCTGGAAAGCTGGGTGTCCCACAAAATACAAGGGAATCTCCTTTTTCAGTAAATATTCAGCACACACAGCATAAATTAATCTGGTCTCGTACTTTCTCAAATAGCCATTCGATGACCTCAGAATTTGTACCTATAGGGACAAGAGAAAAAGCTGGTTATTGGATTGAAAAAACAGGGATAATTAATATCCGACTTGGCGTTTCCATAGAGGAAGGAAACTGGTTTTGGGCCCCACAGTCAGTTTCTATTCTTCATATCCCAATTCCCTCAGTCTTAAGGCCCAGGATCGTCGCAGGCAAATCAATCATTAACAATCAATATCACTTTGAGGTATCGATTTCGTTACCCATTATAGGGTTCTCATTTGGCTATTCGGGCATATTGCGTGAACAACTCCCTGAAACTAGATAG
- a CDS encoding DUF2339 domain-containing protein, with the protein MESELQSLRAELALLERDNRRRIEIFEQRLSALEAQIQQDTRDQLASQLPAVDEPEDELSQLMGTHPSRSPSTKQPNPSLPETPTQPASTITNAPNRTEKPGRQAKWLSEELPSLLEPALEPMSRVWGSLMSFYRHYQSQGKAPVFFMTAAGILALVFGFAYLLQFSFNAYLGPVGKVTLGFLVAAATTTGGVMFRRRMPNMADYGSGLIALGVILLYLCGYFTGPYYQLVPIPIAVGLLVVTTGVAYLLALLFETRVVSMVTLLGGATMPLVANHFDPSAVIYLSYLLVLALAMLRLSKLIQWPQLAVVTMVLSAGMFEFSVANLGESSSNWGLLLILHGFFYGFAHYILGGLSGKEIDRRRLGLLVANLVLFIHISWSLAPTANALGVVWLLNLIPWAALAIYSRHLFGYSVNSSSARSILAIALLHGGLLTGLAILALCSPDFLGIVWCLEGLLLIYLGIHFGFVSVRSEGYIALALAGATLFLQALVWVAESLVPAPLLLSLEVSAGWTNWLTLTAGAFALTQLLRRNVGKITPAEQRFTYIAENAFGLLLSASFLLSVGIIWPQGMWLLAPLPMTFLIWRSQRMNSAFSEWLGLWHYLLLFVPLLASASVVGNLHFYDQIPYGKIASIEAFLGLWLLAELYHQLKIQSPGQKLALALRKLFYALLPIIALPTILYKASDYFTVAIWFSCGIALFLYTWLRMEHLKQEVRILISAASLITIGGCLLQEFVGWQGKAMEGLLLGVASFIGLIWLGQGLKRYPAGREWQHAIHWALKPVFPMAFYYFAAVLIAVSYTLTHDFVLSLLLTQLYFGSLFFSQPKLGPVRNQLTPFYILTLGIFELITLIQVGAVIVKSHNAEWIGAYNLVSLGIAVLLAYHKTLPTRAVWSGHRMANMWLVHVTAIIVYVALLAQLFDAMWLPAVSFALVVHATLLLFQTLKPETQKLLKLSLIIYGIAALKIVLWDMQDFSLIQKIVVCMLVGLCMLGAAYQYQRFLSRHKLLE; encoded by the coding sequence ATGGAAAGTGAACTGCAATCACTTCGCGCGGAACTAGCCCTGCTGGAGCGAGACAATCGCCGTCGCATTGAGATATTCGAACAGCGGTTATCGGCTCTAGAAGCGCAGATACAGCAAGATACTAGGGATCAGTTAGCAAGTCAGCTCCCGGCAGTGGATGAGCCTGAAGATGAGCTATCCCAATTAATGGGTACTCATCCCTCCAGATCCCCGTCGACAAAGCAACCTAATCCCTCTCTTCCTGAAACCCCAACCCAGCCAGCAAGTACTATTACCAATGCTCCTAACAGAACCGAGAAGCCTGGTAGACAGGCTAAATGGCTATCTGAGGAGCTACCGAGCCTATTGGAACCTGCTCTCGAACCCATGAGCCGAGTATGGGGCTCCCTAATGAGTTTCTACCGGCACTACCAAAGCCAAGGGAAGGCTCCTGTCTTCTTTATGACCGCTGCCGGCATCCTGGCGCTGGTGTTTGGCTTTGCTTACCTGTTGCAGTTTTCTTTCAATGCCTATTTGGGGCCTGTAGGTAAAGTGACTTTAGGCTTCCTGGTAGCAGCGGCGACTACTACTGGTGGAGTAATGTTCAGGCGGCGCATGCCCAACATGGCGGATTACGGCTCAGGACTGATCGCTCTCGGGGTCATACTGCTTTACTTATGTGGTTACTTTACTGGGCCTTACTATCAGCTGGTTCCGATTCCTATCGCTGTGGGGCTGCTTGTAGTAACTACCGGAGTTGCTTATTTACTCGCCCTACTATTCGAGACCCGGGTTGTTTCCATGGTGACTCTGCTGGGTGGAGCCACGATGCCCTTGGTGGCCAATCATTTTGATCCATCCGCAGTTATTTATCTCAGCTACTTGTTGGTGCTCGCGCTCGCAATGCTGCGTTTGTCCAAGTTGATTCAATGGCCTCAGCTGGCAGTGGTCACCATGGTGCTCAGCGCAGGGATGTTCGAGTTTTCAGTCGCAAACTTGGGCGAGTCTAGCTCAAACTGGGGTCTGTTACTGATACTGCATGGTTTCTTCTACGGGTTTGCCCATTACATACTGGGTGGGCTTAGTGGCAAGGAAATCGATAGGAGGCGCCTCGGTTTGCTGGTAGCAAACCTGGTGCTATTTATTCATATTAGCTGGTCTCTAGCACCCACTGCTAATGCACTAGGTGTGGTTTGGTTACTCAATCTAATACCCTGGGCCGCGCTCGCCATCTACTCACGCCACCTGTTCGGATACAGTGTTAATAGTTCCTCGGCCCGTAGTATCCTCGCAATAGCTTTACTCCATGGGGGCTTGTTAACAGGCCTGGCAATTCTGGCACTTTGCAGCCCTGACTTTTTGGGCATTGTGTGGTGCCTGGAAGGCCTCCTGCTGATTTACCTTGGAATACATTTTGGTTTTGTCAGCGTGCGAAGTGAGGGCTATATCGCTCTAGCCCTCGCCGGCGCAACCTTATTCTTGCAAGCTCTCGTATGGGTGGCTGAGAGCTTGGTTCCTGCTCCACTACTATTATCCTTAGAGGTGAGTGCAGGCTGGACTAACTGGCTAACCCTCACTGCTGGGGCCTTTGCTCTCACCCAGTTATTACGCCGTAATGTCGGTAAAATCACTCCCGCAGAACAACGTTTCACTTATATCGCAGAGAATGCCTTCGGACTGCTTTTATCTGCGAGCTTCCTGCTATCGGTGGGTATTATCTGGCCGCAAGGGATGTGGTTGCTGGCACCACTGCCAATGACTTTCCTGATCTGGCGTAGCCAGCGCATGAATTCAGCATTTAGCGAGTGGCTCGGTCTCTGGCATTACCTTCTGTTGTTTGTCCCACTGTTAGCCAGTGCATCGGTTGTAGGCAACCTTCATTTCTACGATCAAATCCCCTACGGAAAAATCGCCAGTATTGAAGCTTTCCTGGGACTTTGGTTGCTTGCGGAGCTTTATCACCAGCTGAAAATACAATCACCAGGGCAGAAGCTGGCATTGGCACTGCGTAAACTCTTTTACGCTTTACTACCCATTATTGCCTTACCCACCATACTGTATAAAGCCAGTGACTACTTCACTGTTGCTATATGGTTCTCGTGTGGTATTGCCTTATTCCTCTACACATGGCTGCGGATGGAACATCTAAAACAAGAAGTTCGCATTTTGATTTCTGCTGCAAGCCTTATCACTATCGGCGGTTGTCTCCTACAAGAGTTTGTCGGCTGGCAGGGCAAGGCGATGGAGGGGTTATTACTGGGAGTCGCCAGCTTCATAGGGCTCATATGGCTTGGCCAGGGCTTAAAGCGATACCCCGCAGGTAGGGAGTGGCAGCATGCTATTCACTGGGCGCTGAAGCCTGTATTCCCGATGGCCTTCTACTATTTTGCGGCAGTACTGATAGCTGTCAGTTACACTTTAACTCATGACTTTGTCCTGTCATTACTACTCACCCAGCTCTATTTTGGAAGCCTCTTTTTCAGCCAACCCAAGCTGGGACCAGTACGCAACCAGCTTACGCCCTTCTACATACTGACACTGGGTATTTTTGAATTAATAACACTGATTCAAGTCGGAGCTGTCATTGTGAAATCGCACAATGCAGAGTGGATTGGAGCCTATAACCTGGTCTCTCTTGGCATCGCTGTCCTGCTGGCTTACCACAAAACCCTGCCTACGAGAGCCGTTTGGTCTGGTCATCGAATGGCAAATATGTGGCTGGTGCATGTTACCGCGATTATTGTTTACGTAGCTCTATTAGCACAGCTATTTGATGCCATGTGGCTACCGGCAGTTTCTTTCGCTCTCGTTGTCCATGCAACCCTACTATTATTCCAGACATTAAAGCCCGAAACTCAGAAGTTACTTAAGTTGTCACTAATTATCTACGGCATAGCTGCACTGAAGATTGTGCTCTGGGATATGCAGGACTTCTCACTAATACAGAAGATAGTCGTTTGTATGTTAGTGGGATTATGTATGCTGGGGGCGGCATATCAATATCAGAGGTTTTTATCTAGACACAAGTTGCTCGAATAG
- a CDS encoding alpha/beta fold hydrolase: MLKIIQGAMQLTGRLSPKLSANIAMYLSSRPRRYADSERERSQLAQAKKITYRGALGTENTAWSWGEGPVVILCHGWEAKAAKMATLAMAIADQGFQAVAIDATAHGHSEGKVCNFDIMAKDICSLARQFSEIFAIVGHSMGGMMTMRAREFGLKAQCYAILGSPSAPLPIIEIMKNMLNVSPGTAELCQDKIANQIGYSWQELLQCKMYTPEETPLLMIYDTEDDEVPIFHGERIHKTWSAAEMIKINDVGHRKMVWDTEVIEFVVEFLLSNASNEKIDGIDINKIA, from the coding sequence ATGCTTAAGATAATACAGGGAGCAATGCAGCTCACAGGGCGACTATCCCCAAAGTTATCGGCAAATATTGCAATGTATCTGTCTTCACGACCCAGACGCTATGCTGACTCCGAGCGTGAGAGATCGCAGCTGGCCCAAGCCAAGAAGATTACCTACCGGGGTGCTTTAGGTACAGAAAACACCGCCTGGTCCTGGGGTGAGGGCCCTGTGGTGATTCTATGCCACGGCTGGGAGGCCAAAGCTGCAAAAATGGCAACCCTAGCAATGGCAATTGCCGATCAGGGTTTCCAAGCGGTAGCCATCGATGCTACCGCTCATGGCCACTCTGAGGGCAAGGTTTGTAATTTCGATATTATGGCGAAAGATATCTGCTCTCTAGCCAGACAGTTTTCGGAAATATTTGCCATCGTCGGTCACTCGATGGGCGGAATGATGACAATGCGTGCTCGAGAGTTTGGGCTTAAAGCCCAGTGCTACGCAATACTTGGCTCACCGAGTGCTCCCCTGCCCATTATAGAAATTATGAAAAATATGCTGAATGTGAGCCCTGGAACAGCAGAGCTATGCCAAGACAAGATAGCCAATCAAATAGGGTACTCTTGGCAGGAGTTGTTGCAGTGCAAAATGTATACACCGGAAGAGACCCCGCTTCTGATGATTTACGATACCGAAGACGATGAAGTGCCAATTTTTCATGGAGAGAGGATTCATAAAACCTGGTCCGCAGCGGAGATGATTAAAATCAACGATGTTGGTCATCGGAAAATGGTTTGGGATACTGAAGTGATAGAATTTGTGGTGGAGTTTCTGTTATCAAATGCTAGTAATGAAAAAATAGACGGCATTGATATAAATAAAATTGCTTGA
- a CDS encoding DoxX family protein: protein MSTSTLSTSANIDGSSLFSASADLAGRISLAAIFLLAGMNKIQNYEGSAQYLAYGGLPEFLLPLVILFEIGGALALVAGFQVRLTALAFAGFSLVTAALFHNNLGDQMQFLMFFKNLAIAGGFLVVAAHGAGRFSLDHRKSTKQ from the coding sequence ATGAGCACATCCACTTTATCCACAAGCGCCAATATCGACGGCAGCTCCCTGTTTTCCGCAAGTGCTGACTTGGCTGGCCGTATCAGCTTGGCGGCGATCTTCCTGTTGGCGGGAATGAACAAGATCCAAAATTATGAGGGCAGTGCTCAGTACCTAGCCTATGGCGGTCTGCCAGAATTTCTGCTGCCGCTTGTTATTCTATTTGAAATAGGTGGTGCGCTCGCACTAGTCGCCGGCTTCCAGGTTCGCCTGACCGCCTTGGCGTTTGCTGGCTTTAGCTTAGTTACTGCTGCCTTGTTCCATAACAATCTGGGCGATCAGATGCAGTTTTTGATGTTCTTCAAAAACCTGGCGATTGCCGGCGGCTTTTTGGTAGTGGCAGCCCATGGCGCCGGGCGTTTCAGCTTGGATCACCGCAAAAGCACCAAGCAATAA